In one Anaerolineales bacterium genomic region, the following are encoded:
- a CDS encoding ABC transporter ATP-binding protein, producing MTSEYIVEMKDICKSFGGVQALSNVNLELKHGEIMGLVGDNGAGKSTLMKILSGAYLADQGEIIINGIKVHIHTPQDAFNLGIGMIYQDLALFNNLDVARNIFVGRELTRGPFNFFVDKKSMYQRAEEVIRDLRVDIKSPRMNVARMSGGQRQMVACARAIAFESKVLIMDEPTAALGVTEANKLLGLIRNLKEIGLSILLITQRIPDILAIADRVFVLKGGQRQDILEVNKCCLDDIVTMIIKGKDGNVTQPPEVVYQSFG from the coding sequence ATGACATCGGAATATATTGTTGAGATGAAGGATATTTGTAAGAGCTTCGGCGGGGTTCAGGCGCTGAGCAATGTAAACCTAGAGCTAAAACATGGTGAGATCATGGGTTTGGTTGGTGATAACGGCGCCGGGAAATCTACCTTGATGAAAATTTTATCCGGTGCCTATCTGGCAGATCAAGGGGAGATCATCATCAACGGGATAAAAGTGCACATTCACACTCCTCAAGATGCCTTCAACTTGGGGATCGGTATGATTTACCAGGATTTGGCCTTATTTAATAATCTGGATGTGGCAAGGAATATTTTTGTCGGTAGGGAGTTGACCCGCGGACCATTCAATTTTTTTGTGGATAAGAAAAGTATGTATCAACGTGCAGAAGAGGTGATCCGCGACTTGCGTGTTGACATCAAATCGCCCAGGATGAACGTGGCCCGAATGTCAGGTGGCCAGCGGCAGATGGTAGCCTGCGCCCGGGCAATCGCCTTCGAATCCAAAGTTTTAATTATGGATGAGCCAACAGCAGCATTAGGAGTGACAGAAGCCAATAAACTACTCGGTTTGATTCGGAATCTAAAAGAAATCGGCCTTTCGATCCTTCTCATCACCCAGCGAATTCCTGACATCCTGGCAATCGCTGACCGGGTATTTGTGTTGAAAGGTGGTCAGCGACAGGATATATTGGAAGTCAATAAGTGTTGCCTTGACGACATCGTGACCATGATTATCAAAGGTAAGGACGGCAATGTGACTCAGCCTCCTGAAGTAGTATATCAATCTTTCGGATGA
- the rbsC gene encoding ribose ABC transporter permease (functions to transport ribose at high affinity; forms a complex with RbsA2C2B), whose amino-acid sequence MYPNKKAISAEKKTPGFDVSSLKKYTVTFVLFALIILFSFTSPYFLTVRNLSNILIQNTYFIIVAIGLSFVMIGGGIDLSVGYQMSLVGVVTAMLMMVYHLPAWLAVLIGLLLGTTLGMINGLIVTSIRIFPLIATLATATVFQGISYIISKANTFRGYPDQFLFLTKGKVVGIPFDILLTVVIALLASIVYTNTVFGFRLLALGGNEEASRLAGINTRKMKILIYTLCGFFTAIATMVMISKSNTTNSSFGPGTEFIALTAAIVGGVSFMGGEGSIQSLIAGVLLLAVLGNGMQLAGWGTYAQYIVRGMILLGAVAFDQFQRNAKMLIQVKK is encoded by the coding sequence ATGTATCCCAACAAAAAAGCCATATCTGCTGAGAAAAAAACTCCTGGGTTTGATGTGAGCAGCTTGAAAAAATATACGGTCACATTCGTCCTTTTTGCCCTTATTATCCTCTTTTCATTCACCAGCCCATATTTTCTCACCGTACGTAATCTGTCCAATATCCTTATCCAGAATACATACTTTATCATCGTGGCGATTGGATTGTCATTCGTGATGATCGGGGGTGGGATCGACTTGTCGGTAGGTTACCAGATGTCTCTGGTGGGTGTCGTCACTGCCATGTTAATGATGGTTTATCACTTGCCTGCCTGGCTGGCAGTCCTGATCGGTCTTTTATTGGGCACTACCTTGGGCATGATTAATGGATTAATTGTCACCAGCATCAGGATCTTCCCCTTGATTGCTACCCTGGCAACTGCTACAGTTTTTCAGGGTATTTCTTATATTATCTCGAAAGCGAATACTTTTCGAGGATATCCCGATCAATTCCTATTCCTGACCAAAGGAAAAGTTGTTGGAATACCATTCGATATCCTCCTTACCGTCGTGATTGCTCTATTGGCAAGCATCGTGTACACGAATACGGTTTTTGGTTTCCGTTTATTGGCGTTAGGCGGGAACGAAGAAGCCTCACGGCTGGCAGGCATTAATACGCGCAAGATGAAAATTCTCATCTACACGTTATGCGGCTTTTTTACCGCAATTGCTACCATGGTAATGATCTCAAAGTCAAATACCACCAACTCTTCATTTGGGCCTGGCACGGAGTTCATTGCTCTAACAGCTGCAATCGTAGGGGGTGTTAGTTTTATGGGTGGTGAAGGAAGCATCCAATCTCTCATCGCTGGGGTATTACTGCTAGCGGTCTTGGGCAATGGTATGCAGCTGGCGGGATGGGGCACATATGCTCAGTATATTGTCAGAGGAATGATCTTGTTAGGTGCAGTGGCATTTGACCAATTCCAGAGAAACGCAAAAATGCTTATTCAAGTAAAAAAATAA
- a CDS encoding alpha/beta hydrolase encodes MDFIKNHDHIAGELLRIPPADISHIRRKWLDQAYAQISSAQKLDIYLPDEGDGPFPIIMHIHGGGFEMGDKRDMPVAAYLRGLTQGYAVASVNYRLSGEAIFPAGLQDLKAAIRWLRANQSKYLLDGSRIAACGGSAGGNYAAMLCLTAKNTELEDLSLGNPTFSCDVQAAVDMFGPTDFLKMDQQLTESKLGVPDHSQANSPESKYLGAKITEIPSQVRLANPMTYIHKDMPPILIQHGREDHLVPVQQSVIFVEKLKKYVPTDRFEFDILEKADHGDPLFETEENMKRVFSFLDKHLKPI; translated from the coding sequence ATGGATTTCATAAAAAACCATGACCATATTGCCGGAGAGCTCTTGAGGATTCCGCCAGCTGATATCTCGCATATCAGAAGAAAATGGCTGGATCAAGCGTATGCCCAAATTTCAAGTGCTCAAAAACTTGATATCTATTTACCCGATGAAGGAGACGGACCATTCCCGATCATTATGCATATTCATGGGGGTGGTTTTGAAATGGGAGATAAGCGCGACATGCCGGTCGCGGCGTATCTGCGTGGGTTAACTCAAGGTTATGCCGTGGCCAGTGTTAACTACCGGCTGAGTGGTGAAGCGATATTTCCCGCAGGGCTGCAAGATCTTAAGGCTGCTATCCGCTGGTTGAGAGCTAACCAATCAAAATACCTACTTGATGGCAGCAGGATTGCAGCCTGTGGTGGCTCAGCCGGAGGGAATTATGCTGCAATGCTATGCCTTACAGCAAAAAACACCGAGCTTGAAGATCTGAGTCTCGGCAACCCGACTTTCTCGTGCGATGTCCAGGCTGCTGTTGATATGTTCGGCCCGACTGACTTTTTAAAGATGGACCAGCAGCTTACCGAAAGTAAATTAGGTGTACCGGATCACAGCCAAGCCAATTCGCCAGAATCGAAATATTTAGGAGCGAAAATCACCGAGATACCATCTCAGGTCCGGCTTGCCAATCCGATGACTTATATCCACAAGGATATGCCCCCTATCCTGATACAGCACGGCCGTGAGGATCACCTGGTTCCTGTACAGCAGTCAGTTATTTTTGTTGAAAAACTAAAGAAATATGTTCCAACGGATCGATTTGAGTTTGATATTTTAGAGAAAGCTGACCATGGTGACCCTCTATTTGAAACTGAGGAAAACATGAAGAGGGTATTTTCTTTTTTGGACAAACACTTGAAACCGATATAG
- a CDS encoding isocitrate dehydrogenase (NADP(+)) (Converts isocitrate to alpha ketoglutarate), giving the protein MAYKSVIVPIHGSKITIKDGKLNVPDNPIIPFVEGDGTGRDIWRASVRVFDAAVEKAYGARRKIHWMEVYAGEKSYQMFESWLPDETTEAFREFLVGIKGPLTTPIGGGIRSLNVALRQLLDLYVCLRPVRYFDGVPTPMKRPEDVDVVIFRENTEDIYTGIEFQYGIEDHKKFMELFKKTFNTEYKAIRFPETSGLSIKPISIEGTERLVRAAIQWALDNNHRSVTLIHKGNIMPYTEGAFVEWGYALAKREFRNLIVTEQEVEILGNKENDPELSVVDNAKLIYSSFSLMSDDQKTDVLNQVANALELWNTHGDGQWKHKLLIKDRLADVAISSIHTHPSDFDVIATMNLNGDYISDYIAAMVGGIGIAPGANINYVTGHAIFEATHGTAPKYTDLDKANPGSVILSGEMMFRYMGWTEAADLIIKGMEGAIKAKTVTYDFERLMEDGKLLTCSQFGDAIIKHMD; this is encoded by the coding sequence ATGGCATACAAGAGTGTTATTGTTCCAATACATGGGTCAAAAATTACGATTAAAGATGGAAAATTAAATGTTCCCGATAACCCAATCATTCCATTTGTCGAAGGTGACGGCACAGGACGTGATATCTGGCGGGCATCTGTAAGAGTGTTTGACGCTGCAGTTGAGAAAGCCTATGGAGCAAGGCGCAAGATCCACTGGATGGAAGTTTATGCTGGGGAGAAATCCTATCAGATGTTTGAGAGCTGGTTGCCTGACGAGACAACTGAAGCATTCAGAGAATTTTTGGTGGGAATCAAAGGTCCACTGACTACCCCTATCGGTGGCGGTATCCGCTCGTTGAATGTGGCTTTACGGCAATTGCTCGACTTATATGTTTGTCTTCGTCCAGTCCGATACTTTGATGGAGTCCCTACTCCGATGAAACGACCGGAAGATGTTGATGTTGTAATATTTCGTGAAAATACCGAAGACATTTATACTGGGATTGAATTTCAATATGGTATTGAAGACCATAAAAAATTCATGGAATTGTTTAAGAAAACCTTCAATACTGAATATAAGGCGATTCGTTTTCCTGAAACTTCAGGATTGAGCATTAAACCCATTTCCATTGAAGGCACTGAACGACTTGTTCGAGCCGCGATTCAGTGGGCGCTCGATAATAACCACAGGAGTGTAACCTTAATTCACAAAGGTAATATCATGCCATATACTGAAGGTGCCTTTGTAGAATGGGGTTATGCTTTGGCCAAGCGCGAGTTCCGCAACCTAATTGTTACCGAACAAGAAGTAGAAATTCTTGGGAACAAAGAAAATGACCCAGAATTATCTGTTGTAGACAATGCAAAATTAATCTATTCCAGCTTCTCGTTGATGTCGGATGACCAAAAAACGGATGTCTTGAATCAGGTCGCGAATGCTTTGGAATTATGGAACACACATGGAGATGGACAGTGGAAGCATAAACTTCTCATCAAAGATCGCCTTGCTGATGTGGCCATATCTTCCATACACACCCATCCGTCCGATTTTGATGTTATCGCTACAATGAACCTGAACGGAGATTATATATCTGATTATATTGCAGCAATGGTGGGGGGCATTGGTATTGCTCCAGGTGCCAATATAAACTATGTAACCGGGCATGCTATCTTTGAAGCTACGCACGGTACTGCACCTAAATATACTGATTTGGATAAAGCCAACCCGGGCTCCGTCATTCTATCCGGTGAGATGATGTTCCGTTATATGGGATGGACCGAAGCAGCTGATCTGATCATCAAGGGGATGGAAGGTGCTATCAAGGCAAAAACCGTTACTTATGACTTTGAAAGATTAATGGAAGATGGAAAGCTCCTAACATGCTCCCAGTTTGGTGATGCGATAATTAAGCATATGGATTAA
- a CDS encoding IclR family transcriptional regulator, which translates to MSESVRAVDRALDVLLCFSSQTPELTMTQIADQVGIHKSTAHRLLATLENKRFIKRDQDTGVYRLGIRLLQMAYLTMEQNDLRRLAVPFMHRLCDMYEENIDLTILDDTDVVFINILEGPHRIKLAAAIGQRLPAFATASGKAILGFLPEKQIRRILDRGIPQLTPHTLNSVDELTNNLNTVRELGFAISEGELEEQINAVAAPIFDQEHHPIASIAVAGPAYRLTHERMMEIGPIMVTTTGEISQEIAMSTAPLANSAIDIPAPMRVGK; encoded by the coding sequence ATGAGTGAATCAGTACGTGCAGTGGATCGGGCATTGGATGTGCTCTTATGTTTCTCCAGCCAAACTCCGGAATTGACCATGACACAAATTGCCGATCAGGTCGGAATTCATAAGAGCACAGCACACAGATTATTAGCCACATTAGAGAATAAGCGCTTCATTAAACGAGATCAAGATACAGGTGTCTATCGGCTAGGTATTCGCTTGCTTCAGATGGCATATTTAACGATGGAGCAAAATGATTTGCGTCGTTTAGCGGTACCTTTCATGCATCGTTTATGCGATATGTACGAGGAAAATATTGACCTTACTATACTAGATGATACTGATGTTGTATTTATTAATATACTTGAAGGTCCCCACCGCATCAAATTGGCAGCTGCTATTGGACAAAGGCTTCCAGCATTTGCAACTGCCTCTGGAAAGGCTATCCTTGGTTTTTTACCAGAAAAACAAATTAGACGAATTCTGGATCGGGGAATTCCTCAATTAACCCCTCATACATTGAACTCAGTGGATGAATTAACTAATAATCTTAATACAGTGAGAGAGCTTGGTTTTGCAATTTCTGAGGGAGAATTAGAGGAACAAATCAATGCGGTGGCTGCGCCGATTTTTGATCAGGAACACCATCCTATTGCGTCGATTGCTGTCGCTGGACCAGCGTACCGGCTTACGCATGAAAGAATGATGGAGATAGGTCCAATTATGGTTACTACAACCGGAGAGATCAGCCAGGAAATCGCGATGTCTACCGCTCCCCTCGCCAATTCTGCTATCGATATACCTGCTCCGATGAGAGTTGGCAAGTAG
- a CDS encoding MFS transporter, with product MVQAKQKFLGVNGLVIFIALLSAFVPLSTDLYLPALPGMSAYFGTSADRISLTLTTFFIFYALGTLFWGPLSDRYGRKPILIAGMGLYVIASALCGLMPSVDGLILCRILQAIGGSSAGTVATAIVKDVYSGKKRESVLAIVQSMVLISPAIAPVFGAFLMKIMSWRGIFWTLTGIGVVALVGSLLFEESIAQRTYGMLNENLGRLARVLQNRGFTYLLLLFSLGAISTMAFIASSTFIYQDGFNLSEQTYSFYFALNALGMIAGPMIFLWLSRRFNAVSIIWACFATIATSGLLVCILGNLQPWIFALCILPASTAGSCIRPPSSNLMLEQQKGDTGAVSSLMSCAGLLMGSIGIQLISLPWTNTIIALGIITFGIAFVSLLAWPFVLKKIIQLPGPKVPELYQSDLTNS from the coding sequence ATGGTTCAAGCTAAACAAAAATTTCTTGGAGTAAATGGCCTGGTTATTTTTATTGCTCTTTTGAGTGCATTCGTACCACTTTCAACTGACCTGTATTTACCCGCTTTACCTGGAATGAGTGCTTATTTTGGCACAAGCGCGGACCGGATCAGCTTGACACTAACCACCTTCTTTATCTTTTATGCCCTAGGCACACTGTTTTGGGGACCGCTTAGCGACCGTTATGGGCGCAAACCAATACTAATCGCCGGCATGGGATTGTACGTCATCGCAAGTGCTTTATGTGGATTGATGCCGAGTGTAGATGGCTTGATCCTGTGTCGCATTCTCCAGGCTATTGGAGGTAGTTCTGCTGGAACAGTAGCCACTGCAATTGTGAAAGACGTTTACAGTGGCAAAAAGCGCGAATCAGTTCTAGCAATTGTACAGTCCATGGTGCTTATTTCACCCGCCATTGCTCCTGTGTTTGGTGCTTTCTTAATGAAGATCATGTCTTGGCGGGGTATATTTTGGACTCTAACAGGTATTGGAGTAGTGGCTTTGGTTGGTAGCCTGTTGTTTGAAGAATCCATTGCACAGCGCACCTATGGAATGCTAAATGAAAATTTGGGGCGCTTGGCGAGAGTATTACAAAACCGCGGATTCACATATTTATTGCTTCTTTTTTCGCTTGGAGCTATCTCAACCATGGCTTTCATCGCCTCATCAACTTTTATTTACCAAGATGGCTTTAATCTTAGTGAACAGACGTATAGTTTTTATTTCGCGCTCAATGCCTTGGGGATGATCGCTGGCCCAATGATTTTTTTATGGCTATCGCGGCGTTTCAATGCTGTGAGTATTATATGGGCCTGCTTTGCTACTATTGCAACTAGTGGCCTTCTTGTATGTATTCTAGGAAACCTCCAACCGTGGATTTTTGCCCTGTGCATTCTACCTGCTTCAACCGCAGGTAGTTGCATCCGGCCACCATCATCAAATCTGATGTTGGAGCAACAGAAGGGAGACACAGGAGCAGTATCTTCTTTGATGAGCTGCGCCGGCCTCCTCATGGGCAGTATTGGGATACAGCTAATCTCATTGCCATGGACAAATACAATCATTGCCTTGGGCATCATAACATTTGGCATTGCTTTTGTTAGCCTGCTTGCATGGCCTTTTGTGCTCAAGAAAATAATCCAACTGCCTGGCCCTAAAGTACCAGAACTGTACCAATCAGATCTGACCAATTCCTAA
- a CDS encoding ABC transporter substrate-binding protein, with protein sequence MRRISMISRPIFKRMSFCAFTVLIGIGCIILLLTVMKPAQATPLDNAGDTQEISGTVTLWHAYGPGSTEEAALMQIISNALADNQDLTITATFISFSDIYRLYETEVISGGGPDMFVASNDWLGHEARLGVISNLDDYLQGRLTDVYTTAIEGMKVDGELYGVPESSKAVALYFNKSTITTPLNTTTALLAAVQNDKKLALTTDGAGSYFNFGFFGAFGGELVNESGRCIAKEGGVAPAMQYLVDLVNAGATLITDTWGQGGMPFCAGEIDMYIDGMWDLGALQACLGDDLGLTVIPAGPEDFAKPMTGIDGFYVNPNTTNYTSTVELALFMTNQESAQIYVDVAGHVPVRTDVTISDPLVATFALAAEQGWPRYQGSQMNNYWSPFGDMMTWVLAGDVSPEKGVRMACDKMNWLNGFGPLTFLPFIKR encoded by the coding sequence ATGAGGAGGATATCAATGATCAGCAGACCCATATTTAAACGTATGTCATTTTGCGCCTTCACAGTCTTGATTGGCATTGGATGCATAATACTTCTCCTTACCGTTATGAAACCCGCTCAAGCCACACCACTCGATAACGCTGGGGACACCCAAGAAATCAGCGGCACAGTCACACTGTGGCATGCGTACGGTCCAGGTAGCACGGAAGAGGCGGCTCTAATGCAGATCATTTCCAACGCACTGGCCGATAACCAAGATTTAACCATCACAGCCACCTTTATATCATTTTCCGATATATATCGCCTTTATGAAACCGAGGTCATTTCAGGTGGTGGTCCCGATATGTTCGTTGCTTCGAATGACTGGCTGGGTCATGAAGCCCGTCTGGGGGTGATCTCCAACCTGGATGACTACCTGCAAGGCCGCTTGACCGATGTTTATACCACTGCAATCGAAGGTATGAAAGTGGATGGGGAGCTGTACGGAGTGCCCGAGTCATCGAAAGCTGTGGCTCTATACTTTAATAAGAGCACAATAACCACACCACTGAACACCACAACCGCCTTGCTGGCTGCAGTGCAGAACGACAAAAAACTCGCCCTCACCACAGATGGTGCTGGTTCATACTTTAACTTTGGATTCTTCGGAGCCTTCGGAGGCGAACTGGTGAATGAAAGTGGCAGGTGTATCGCCAAGGAGGGGGGAGTGGCTCCTGCCATGCAATACCTGGTAGATCTTGTGAACGCTGGAGCAACGCTCATTACTGATACATGGGGGCAGGGCGGAATGCCTTTTTGTGCCGGTGAGATTGATATGTACATTGACGGCATGTGGGATTTGGGAGCACTCCAAGCATGCCTGGGGGATGACCTGGGGTTAACCGTCATACCAGCCGGACCGGAAGATTTCGCTAAACCGATGACTGGGATCGATGGTTTTTATGTCAATCCGAACACGACTAACTATACGTCGACGGTCGAGCTGGCATTATTCATGACCAACCAGGAATCAGCCCAAATATATGTGGATGTAGCTGGTCATGTGCCTGTCCGCACTGATGTAACGATATCTGATCCATTAGTAGCTACTTTTGCTCTCGCTGCTGAACAAGGTTGGCCGCGCTACCAGGGTTCACAGATGAATAATTACTGGAGTCCTTTCGGTGACATGATGACCTGGGTATTGGCAGGAGATGTCTCACCAGAAAAGGGCGTTAGAATGGCCTGTGATAAGATGAATTGGTTAAACGGCTTTGGTCCACTAACTTTCCTGCCATTCATTAAGAGATAA
- the trxA gene encoding thioredoxin gives MSEIPKLSEAVFSAEVLQSALPVVVDFTAVWCNPCKMLDPVVTQLSEDWIGKVKFVKLDVDDNANLAVQYGVMGVPTLILFVNGDPVQRLSGYQSKDRIVSKFGSYIK, from the coding sequence ATGTCAGAGATCCCCAAGCTGTCCGAAGCGGTCTTTAGCGCCGAAGTGCTGCAATCTGCACTGCCTGTCGTGGTTGACTTCACCGCTGTATGGTGTAATCCATGCAAGATGCTCGACCCGGTGGTTACACAACTGTCTGAAGATTGGATTGGCAAGGTAAAGTTCGTCAAGCTTGATGTAGATGACAATGCCAATCTGGCTGTGCAGTATGGTGTGATGGGAGTTCCCACATTAATCCTGTTTGTCAACGGTGATCCCGTCCAGAGATTGAGCGGTTACCAATCCAAGGACCGTATCGTATCGAAGTTTGGTTCTTACATCAAATAA
- a CDS encoding methionine adenosyltransferase: MSNTFMNSPSLLFTSESVTEGHPDKICDQISDGVLDACLAQDPYSRVACEAATKTGFIMLLGEITTHANINFDELVRKIVVDIGYDSSEKGFDGSTCAVQVAISKQSPDIDQGVSHSMESKATGKSEKDINSVGAGDQGMMFGFACNETPELMPLPIYLAHKLARKLAEVRKNGTLPWLRPDGKTQVTVEYSFGKPKRVHTVLVSTQHDPDISHVEITESVIENVIMPSLPKELVDNQMKIYVNPTGRFVIGGPQGDSGVTGRKIIVDTYGGMGRHGGGCFSGKDPTKVDRSAAYAARYAAKNIVAAGLADRAEIQVAYAIGVSHPLSVNVETFGTGKIPDDQIAKIVSEVFDLRPGAIIRDLNLRRPIFRQTAAYGHFGRDDLDLPWEQTDKVAVLRKAAGLGCD, encoded by the coding sequence ACTTTTATGAATTCTCCCAGCCTGCTGTTCACATCCGAATCGGTGACGGAAGGCCACCCCGATAAGATCTGCGACCAGATCAGCGATGGCGTCTTGGATGCCTGCCTGGCCCAGGATCCCTACTCCAGGGTGGCATGTGAAGCGGCGACCAAGACAGGCTTCATCATGCTGCTTGGCGAGATCACCACGCACGCCAACATTAATTTTGATGAGCTGGTGCGCAAGATCGTGGTCGATATCGGGTACGACTCGAGCGAGAAGGGATTTGATGGCAGTACCTGTGCCGTTCAAGTAGCGATCTCCAAACAATCGCCTGATATCGATCAGGGTGTGAGCCATTCGATGGAATCAAAGGCTACAGGGAAGAGCGAAAAGGATATCAACTCAGTGGGTGCTGGTGACCAGGGGATGATGTTTGGATTTGCCTGCAACGAGACCCCCGAGCTGATGCCATTGCCAATCTACCTGGCCCATAAGCTGGCACGCAAGCTGGCAGAGGTGCGTAAAAATGGCACACTGCCCTGGCTGCGCCCGGATGGCAAGACCCAGGTCACCGTGGAATACAGCTTTGGCAAGCCTAAACGGGTGCATACCGTTCTGGTGAGCACCCAGCATGACCCTGACATATCCCATGTCGAGATCACTGAATCAGTCATCGAGAACGTAATTATGCCTTCCCTGCCCAAGGAGTTGGTAGACAATCAAATGAAGATCTACGTCAACCCCACCGGGCGCTTCGTGATCGGTGGCCCGCAGGGTGATTCAGGCGTGACCGGACGAAAAATCATCGTGGACACCTATGGCGGGATGGGTCGGCACGGCGGGGGTTGCTTCAGCGGCAAGGATCCCACCAAGGTGGACCGTTCTGCCGCTTATGCGGCGCGTTATGCCGCTAAAAACATCGTGGCAGCTGGGTTGGCTGACCGGGCGGAGATTCAGGTGGCTTACGCCATTGGTGTCTCACATCCGCTGAGCGTCAACGTTGAGACATTTGGGACGGGCAAAATTCCGGATGACCAAATTGCCAAAATTGTCAGCGAGGTTTTTGATCTGCGCCCCGGTGCGATCATCCGTGACCTGAACTTGCGCCGCCCAATTTTCCGCCAGACGGCGGCTTACGGTCACTTTGGGCGGGATGACCTGGACCTGCCCTGGGAACAGACAGACAAGGTGGCAGTGCTTAGAAAAGCCGCCGGTTTGGGCTGCGATTAA